The following coding sequences are from one Desulfonatronum thiodismutans window:
- a CDS encoding RecQ family ATP-dependent DNA helicase, whose amino-acid sequence MTLDEYLRNGVAIDLEIHPEEDRLLKIGAVDLLDRERRLFQGDFHAGNALAKIDSFFTNRSFLLGHNILGHDLPWLREHFPAASILKLPPLDTLYLSPLAFPRNPYHHLVKDYKLVKVAVNDPVQDCLQAERVFLDEIEALRRLPPEQLLFYGSVLARSFPASGFGEFFSLLADMPLPDRQGNESYWNGRLAGLACVTSGSQVFRDLWEPPGQSCCLGYILAWLEVAGGNSVLPAWVWKNQAAIPGMLRSLRESPCTDPDCGYCRNAFDSKIQLRRYFGYDDYLPVKGENPPLQKLVVETLIRGHDCLAVLPTGAGKSLCYQLPGLMKAEQRKTLTIIVSPLQSLMKDQVDGLTRKGILNGCTINSTLTVIERARALESIRFGDRDLVWIAPEQLRNAGVKETLRSREIGMVVMDEAHCFSKWGHDFRPDYLALASFLKDIRPEPQSSGPSYPEPQIACFTATAKPDVRDEILRYFREELGRELVLFEGGHERSNLRFDVMPCTEAEKLERIDAILKEVLTQEESGGAIVFVATRKKVEEYADGLRDHGWEVDYYHAGRTPEDRATVQERFLAGELRVITATNAFGMGVDKADVRAVIHASTPGSLENYLQEAGRAGRDRQPAMCCLLFDPEDLNTQFELCRNSEVTSKDFKSLYGGLKSLAASRQNPTLVMTSGELLASEEFEAYEFDILDDKDSMRDTKVRTALSWLERGGKVRRGDNKTLTIQGRLLTKNREQALSIMAPLNLSRSERDLWLGLLDILMQSDPKELLNTDYLAERLGTEPARILGALSAMRKVRILNHDLNMTAFVRKGIADDSETRLGWYVSLEEHLLKLMEEDEPDARAGGTYNLPLRHVCQRLKDQGQQDATPAHLLRILELLMDERLLRISRLSNSTYQVIQRREWPEVRDAVSQRNHVTRVLLRCLLGKIPSNVKGKDLLVSFRTGEMEKALQGDLFTRLLADLPDRCKEALFALHHARAISLQNGLSIIRPAMTITVLDAKGRFTKADYEGLSVFYKQKIAQVHIMGRFAELGAVFDGIGAALRFVRDYFQKSSQAFVETHLRDRKRILELPVTKEQHAAILKTLNPVQDKIVQAPMDRNMLVVAGPGSGKTRIIVHRIAYLLKVLRVRPGKILAVAFNRNAVVELRRRLKELLGKSSAGIRVHTYHSLAMAITGRSLIGSRGDEAVFTSILREAVAYLAQSRDMDSETALDWRERIMGLEHILVDEYQDIDELEYAFLSLLAGRGEADQSRRPSLLAVGDADQNIYAFKGSNVRFIHRFARDYDADLTYMVANYRSRAPIIHAANGLIRRNSDRMDTPAVEPVRKDKGDPVVILRTFSQPAMLKAALEQAHRLVAGEGLAPGDVCILCRTNQEVFAITRLARRADIDVFPVRNRRIPFPSIREVKEILDLLLRCGKSLCTGQEVRQFVEDLVAETMVRNRMWLDLLSVMARDYQEESGSIRRPMREFSEYVWDVSRDLGRFQRANAQGIGIATMHGAKGLEFPAVLLVGHPRREANMEEARRLYYVGMTRARDRLFLCCAESHPFVDEIRSSVPEWVSVQESVISLTLDEERETRAELWEMQLDDVHLSFPALKSGHPGTRSAIDALETASSELLFKPRGKGVQITSDGIPVCVLSAKGSKEYRAYLNRGLKVEKTYHLASIHRKPSEQDMVGGWIDPERFPFWHVPLFQVIWRAEEGAF is encoded by the coding sequence ATGACCCTCGACGAGTACCTACGCAACGGGGTTGCCATCGACCTGGAGATCCATCCGGAAGAAGACCGGTTGCTTAAGATCGGGGCCGTTGATCTTCTGGATCGCGAACGTCGGCTCTTTCAGGGCGATTTTCATGCCGGGAATGCCCTGGCCAAAATAGATTCCTTCTTTACGAACCGCTCCTTTCTTCTCGGCCACAACATCCTGGGGCACGATCTTCCCTGGCTGCGAGAGCACTTTCCGGCCGCCAGCATTCTCAAGCTGCCCCCTCTGGACACGTTGTACCTCTCTCCCCTGGCTTTTCCCAGGAATCCGTACCATCACCTGGTCAAGGACTACAAGCTGGTGAAAGTGGCCGTGAACGATCCGGTCCAGGACTGCTTGCAGGCCGAGCGCGTCTTTCTTGATGAGATCGAGGCATTGCGCCGACTACCGCCGGAGCAGCTCCTGTTCTACGGTTCGGTATTGGCGAGATCATTCCCGGCGAGTGGGTTCGGCGAATTCTTCTCCCTCCTTGCCGACATGCCGTTGCCGGACAGGCAGGGGAACGAAAGCTACTGGAACGGGCGGTTGGCGGGACTGGCCTGCGTGACTTCGGGGAGCCAGGTGTTCCGTGACCTGTGGGAACCGCCCGGCCAATCCTGCTGCCTGGGTTATATCCTGGCCTGGCTGGAAGTGGCCGGAGGCAACTCTGTATTGCCGGCCTGGGTGTGGAAGAACCAGGCCGCGATCCCCGGCATGCTGCGTTCTCTGCGGGAGTCGCCGTGCACCGATCCCGACTGCGGGTACTGCCGCAACGCCTTTGACTCCAAAATCCAGCTACGACGTTATTTCGGATACGACGACTACCTGCCGGTCAAGGGAGAAAACCCGCCGCTCCAGAAGCTGGTGGTCGAGACATTGATCCGGGGCCATGACTGCCTGGCCGTTCTGCCCACCGGGGCCGGGAAATCCCTCTGCTATCAGCTACCCGGCCTGATGAAGGCCGAACAGCGCAAGACCCTGACGATCATCGTTTCCCCGCTGCAGTCCCTGATGAAGGATCAGGTGGACGGCCTGACACGCAAAGGCATTCTGAACGGATGCACGATCAATTCGACGCTGACGGTCATCGAACGGGCCAGGGCACTGGAATCCATCCGCTTCGGAGATCGTGACCTGGTCTGGATCGCCCCGGAGCAGTTGCGCAACGCCGGCGTGAAGGAGACGCTCCGATCGCGGGAAATCGGCATGGTGGTCATGGACGAGGCGCACTGCTTTTCCAAATGGGGCCACGACTTCCGTCCCGACTACCTGGCCCTGGCCTCGTTCCTCAAGGACATCCGCCCGGAACCCCAATCGTCAGGCCCATCCTACCCGGAACCCCAGATCGCCTGCTTCACGGCCACGGCCAAGCCGGACGTCCGGGACGAGATCCTGCGCTACTTCCGGGAGGAACTGGGCCGGGAACTGGTTCTTTTCGAGGGGGGCCACGAGCGGTCCAATCTGCGCTTCGACGTCATGCCCTGCACGGAAGCGGAAAAGCTCGAACGGATCGACGCGATTCTGAAAGAAGTGCTCACTCAGGAGGAGTCAGGCGGGGCCATCGTCTTTGTCGCGACCCGCAAAAAGGTCGAGGAATACGCGGACGGTCTGCGGGACCATGGCTGGGAGGTGGACTACTATCATGCCGGACGCACGCCCGAGGACCGGGCCACGGTGCAGGAACGGTTTCTGGCCGGTGAGCTTCGGGTGATCACGGCCACCAACGCCTTTGGCATGGGCGTGGACAAGGCCGACGTGCGGGCGGTGATCCATGCCTCCACGCCCGGCTCCCTGGAAAACTATCTGCAGGAGGCCGGACGTGCCGGCCGGGACAGGCAGCCGGCCATGTGCTGCCTGCTCTTTGACCCGGAAGACCTGAACACGCAATTCGAACTCTGCCGAAATTCGGAGGTGACGAGCAAGGACTTCAAGTCTCTGTATGGAGGACTGAAAAGCCTGGCCGCGTCCCGCCAAAACCCCACGCTGGTCATGACCTCCGGCGAGCTGTTGGCCTCCGAGGAGTTCGAAGCCTACGAATTCGACATTCTGGACGACAAGGATTCCATGCGGGACACCAAGGTCCGCACCGCGCTTTCCTGGCTGGAGCGCGGCGGCAAGGTGCGCCGGGGCGACAACAAGACCCTGACCATCCAGGGTCGGCTGCTCACGAAAAACCGGGAGCAGGCTTTATCCATCATGGCACCCCTCAATCTTTCCAGATCCGAGCGGGATCTCTGGCTGGGGCTTCTGGACATCCTGATGCAGTCGGATCCCAAGGAACTGCTGAATACCGACTACCTGGCGGAGCGGCTCGGAACCGAGCCCGCGCGCATCCTGGGCGCCCTGAGCGCGATGCGCAAAGTGCGTATCCTGAACCACGACCTGAACATGACCGCCTTTGTGCGCAAGGGCATTGCCGATGATTCCGAAACCCGGCTCGGCTGGTACGTTTCCCTGGAAGAGCACCTGCTCAAGCTGATGGAGGAGGACGAGCCGGACGCCAGGGCGGGGGGAACGTACAATCTTCCCCTGCGGCATGTCTGCCAGAGACTCAAGGACCAAGGGCAGCAAGACGCGACTCCGGCTCATCTGCTCCGAATTCTGGAGCTGCTCATGGATGAAAGGCTGCTCCGGATCAGCCGGCTTTCGAATTCGACCTACCAGGTGATTCAGCGCCGGGAATGGCCGGAGGTCAGGGACGCTGTTTCCCAGCGCAATCATGTAACCCGGGTTCTGCTACGCTGCCTGCTCGGCAAAATCCCCTCCAACGTGAAGGGCAAGGATCTGCTGGTCTCGTTCCGCACCGGGGAGATGGAAAAGGCGCTTCAGGGAGATCTGTTCACCAGGCTGTTGGCCGATCTGCCGGATCGATGCAAGGAGGCGCTCTTCGCCCTGCACCACGCCCGGGCCATCAGCCTGCAGAACGGGCTGTCGATCATCCGCCCGGCCATGACCATCACTGTGCTCGATGCCAAGGGCAGGTTCACCAAGGCGGACTACGAAGGACTGTCCGTCTTCTACAAGCAGAAAATCGCCCAGGTACACATCATGGGCCGGTTCGCCGAACTGGGAGCGGTCTTCGACGGCATCGGCGCGGCCCTGCGATTCGTACGCGACTACTTCCAGAAAAGCAGCCAAGCGTTTGTGGAGACGCACCTCAGGGACAGAAAGAGGATTCTCGAGCTGCCCGTGACCAAGGAGCAGCACGCGGCGATCCTGAAGACCCTGAATCCGGTCCAGGACAAGATCGTCCAGGCTCCGATGGACAGGAACATGCTGGTTGTGGCTGGACCGGGCTCGGGCAAGACGCGGATCATCGTGCACCGCATCGCCTATCTGCTCAAGGTTTTGCGGGTCCGTCCGGGCAAGATCCTGGCCGTGGCCTTCAACCGCAACGCCGTGGTCGAGCTGCGCAGGCGGCTCAAGGAGCTGCTTGGCAAAAGCTCCGCGGGCATCCGGGTGCACACCTACCACAGCCTGGCCATGGCCATTACCGGTCGGTCCCTGATCGGCAGCCGGGGAGATGAGGCGGTCTTCACGTCCATCCTGCGGGAAGCGGTGGCGTATCTGGCCCAGAGCCGGGATATGGATTCGGAAACGGCATTGGACTGGCGGGAACGGATTATGGGTCTCGAGCATATCCTGGTGGACGAGTACCAGGACATCGACGAGCTGGAATACGCGTTCCTCTCGCTTCTGGCGGGTCGCGGGGAAGCCGATCAATCCAGGCGGCCGTCGCTGCTGGCCGTGGGCGACGCGGACCAGAACATCTACGCCTTCAAGGGCTCCAACGTCCGGTTTATCCATCGCTTCGCCCGGGACTATGACGCCGACCTGACGTACATGGTCGCCAACTACCGCTCCAGGGCCCCGATCATCCACGCGGCCAACGGGCTGATCCGGCGCAACAGCGACCGGATGGACACCCCGGCCGTGGAGCCGGTGCGCAAAGACAAGGGCGATCCGGTCGTCATCTTGCGAACCTTCTCCCAGCCCGCCATGCTCAAGGCGGCCCTGGAGCAGGCCCATCGACTGGTTGCCGGGGAAGGTTTGGCCCCCGGCGATGTCTGCATCCTGTGCCGGACCAACCAGGAGGTTTTTGCGATCACCCGTTTGGCCCGGCGGGCGGATATTGACGTTTTCCCGGTGCGGAATCGACGAATTCCCTTTCCGAGCATCCGCGAAGTCAAAGAAATTCTCGATCTTCTGCTCCGATGCGGAAAATCCCTCTGCACCGGTCAGGAAGTCCGTCAATTCGTGGAGGACCTTGTTGCCGAAACCATGGTGCGCAACAGGATGTGGTTGGACCTGCTTTCGGTCATGGCCCGCGACTATCAGGAGGAAAGCGGGTCCATCCGCCGTCCGATGCGGGAATTTTCCGAATACGTCTGGGACGTCTCCCGTGACCTGGGCCGGTTCCAGCGGGCCAACGCCCAGGGCATCGGCATCGCCACCATGCACGGAGCCAAGGGGCTGGAGTTCCCCGCCGTCCTGTTGGTCGGTCATCCCCGCCGGGAAGCGAACATGGAGGAGGCCCGGCGGCTCTATTACGTGGGCATGACCCGGGCCAGGGATCGGCTCTTTCTGTGCTGCGCGGAAAGTCATCCGTTCGTGGATGAAATCAGAAGTTCCGTCCCCGAGTGGGTGTCGGTGCAAGAATCGGTGATTTCCCTTACTCTGGATGAGGAGCGAGAAACTCGGGCCGAGCTGTGGGAGATGCAACTCGACGACGTCCATCTTTCTTTTCCGGCTTTAAAAAGCGGACATCCCGGAACGAGATCAGCCATTGACGCTCTGGAAACCGCTTCAAGCGAACTTCTGTTTAAACCCAGGGGAAAGGGGGTTCAGATCACCTCGGATGGAATCCCGGTCTGCGTCCTCTCGGCCAAGGGAAGCAAGGAATACCGGGCGTATCTGAACCGTGGCCTGAAGGTGGAAAAGACTTACCACTTGGCCTCCATCCACCGGAAGCCGTCCGAGCAGGATATGGTTGGAGGTTGGATTGATCCGGAGCGGTTCCCGTTCTGGCATGTGCCCCTTTTTCAGGTGATTTGGAGGGCGGAGGAGGGAGCGTTTTGA